From Tachypleus tridentatus isolate NWPU-2018 chromosome 8, ASM421037v1, whole genome shotgun sequence, a single genomic window includes:
- the LOC143258627 gene encoding transmembrane protein 267 isoform X2, translating into MLLTAHSIKCAGLIILLLLVSFIGDGLLATRIIQQSDFLRVLTDNSTHGLIAVISWILVAVSGTATRFDEPSNIFLKSLLAEALLCGFIACVVDLDHFMMAKSFRLKDALNLGSRPPFHCTSVLFLASLCIVIFAVVLKISWLVKLGLLFTVAVLSHHLRDSVRRGLWLWPLSSTRPLAYWLYCILLVSLPLFIQILIRYIDLWQQTPTASSKALKSTNILLV; encoded by the exons ATGTTATTAACAGCCCACTCGATTAAATGTGCAGGTTTAATTATTCTCTTACTGCTGGTATCCTTTATAGGTGATGGGTTATTAGCAACAAGAATTATTCAACAGAGTGACTTTCTTCGTGTACTGACTGACAACAGTACACATGGCTTAATAGCTGTAATAAGTTGGATCCTTGTTGCAGTTAGTGGAACAGCAACAAGATTTGATGAACCATCTAACatttttttgaagagtttattagcTGAAGCACTTTTGTGTGGATTTATAGCCTGTGTAGTTGACCTGGACCATTTTATGATGGCCAAATCATTTAGGCTAAAG GATGCACTGAACTTAGGAAGTCGCCCACCATTTCACTGTACAAGTGTACTGTTTCTTGCATCATTATGTATAGTCATTTTTGCAGTTGTATTGAAAATATCCTGGTTGGTTAAGCTTGGATTGTTGTTTACTGTAGCAGTGCTGAGCCATCATCTCAGGGACAGTGTACGTCGAGGATTGTGGTTATGGCCTCTGAGTTCCACTAGGCCTCTTGCATATTGGTTGTACTGTATTCTTCTTGTTTCCTTGCCACTTTttatacagatattaataagGTACATTGACTTATGGCAACAGACACCTACAGCATCTTCCAAAGCcttaaaatcaacaaatatacTACTGGTATAA
- the LOC143258627 gene encoding transmembrane protein 267 isoform X1 — protein sequence MLLTAHSIKCAGLIILLLLVSFIGDGLLATRIIQQSDFLRVLTDNSTHGLIAVISWILVAVSGTATRFDEPSNIFLKSLLAEALLCGFIACVVDLDHFMMAKSFRLKVSSTIFHDALNLGSRPPFHCTSVLFLASLCIVIFAVVLKISWLVKLGLLFTVAVLSHHLRDSVRRGLWLWPLSSTRPLAYWLYCILLVSLPLFIQILIRYIDLWQQTPTASSKALKSTNILLV from the exons ATGTTATTAACAGCCCACTCGATTAAATGTGCAGGTTTAATTATTCTCTTACTGCTGGTATCCTTTATAGGTGATGGGTTATTAGCAACAAGAATTATTCAACAGAGTGACTTTCTTCGTGTACTGACTGACAACAGTACACATGGCTTAATAGCTGTAATAAGTTGGATCCTTGTTGCAGTTAGTGGAACAGCAACAAGATTTGATGAACCATCTAACatttttttgaagagtttattagcTGAAGCACTTTTGTGTGGATTTATAGCCTGTGTAGTTGACCTGGACCATTTTATGATGGCCAAATCATTTAGGCTAAAGGTATCAAGTACTATATTTCAT GATGCACTGAACTTAGGAAGTCGCCCACCATTTCACTGTACAAGTGTACTGTTTCTTGCATCATTATGTATAGTCATTTTTGCAGTTGTATTGAAAATATCCTGGTTGGTTAAGCTTGGATTGTTGTTTACTGTAGCAGTGCTGAGCCATCATCTCAGGGACAGTGTACGTCGAGGATTGTGGTTATGGCCTCTGAGTTCCACTAGGCCTCTTGCATATTGGTTGTACTGTATTCTTCTTGTTTCCTTGCCACTTTttatacagatattaataagGTACATTGACTTATGGCAACAGACACCTACAGCATCTTCCAAAGCcttaaaatcaacaaatatacTACTGGTATAA